The Vibrio tubiashii ATCC 19109 genome has a segment encoding these proteins:
- the flaG gene encoding flagellar protein FlaG, which translates to MEIPSYTSNIQPYGSDSGTKLASKYDVQQVSSEKEQVSTKEMSEKATQSVEKAIEASQEREKLNRAERERIVQQMNDFISSINKGLSFRVDEESGRDVVTIYEADTGDIIRQIPDEEMLVILRRLREQTARYSSGIVNQTV; encoded by the coding sequence ATGGAAATACCATCCTACACATCGAACATCCAGCCTTATGGCTCAGATAGTGGCACTAAACTTGCTTCAAAATACGATGTACAGCAAGTTTCCTCGGAAAAGGAACAAGTCTCTACTAAGGAGATGAGCGAAAAAGCGACTCAGTCTGTTGAAAAAGCGATAGAAGCCTCGCAAGAGCGTGAAAAGCTAAACAGAGCGGAGCGCGAAAGGATTGTTCAACAGATGAATGATTTCATCTCGTCGATCAATAAAGGCTTGTCATTTCGTGTAGACGAAGAATCTGGTCGAGATGTTGTAACAATATACGAAGCGGATACTGGTGATATTATTCGTCAGATACCCGATGAGGAAATGCTAGTTATCTTACGTCGCCTAAGGGAGCAAACCGCCCGATATTCATCGGGGATTGTGAACCAGACGGTGTAA